One window from the genome of Clostridiales bacterium encodes:
- a CDS encoding Gfo/Idh/MocA family oxidoreductase: protein MNFAIIGLGGRGSVYAHYINEYGARLVAVCDINADKYSLAAKYGVSENGFFTDESEFFKRGKIADALVISTMDGLHYEQAMRALDFGYDILLEKPIALTLEQCKSIERKAIQTGRKVVVCHVLRYAPIYIKLKELIESKKLGDVVSLSLTEEIGYYHFAHSYVRGNWRNTDVSTPLIVAKNCHDLDIICWFLDRPCLSVSSVGGLYEFKPDKAPLSSAARCVDCPLKEECKYSCFKLYTNAEYEKCAGLAAHANLGRTAEEICAALGNTHTPYGRCVYRCDNNVCDHQTVNMLFDGGVTAQLLSTAFSENICRNSVVYFTDGKAYSLPDGNIAYEKFGGEKGTIEVEKVSGGYAHHGGGDVGIVKEFISYVQDGVKPFSITDISRSVQSHEIAFAAEQSRLKNGKTLFMNGSEK, encoded by the coding sequence ATGAATTTTGCTATAATCGGTCTGGGCGGGCGCGGTAGCGTATACGCTCATTATATCAACGAGTACGGGGCTAGGTTAGTCGCCGTGTGCGACATTAACGCCGATAAATATTCGCTTGCCGCAAAATATGGCGTGAGCGAGAATGGATTTTTTACCGACGAATCCGAGTTCTTTAAGCGCGGCAAAATAGCCGACGCTCTCGTAATATCTACTATGGACGGCTTACATTACGAGCAAGCTATGCGCGCGCTCGATTTCGGCTACGATATTCTTTTGGAAAAGCCGATAGCTTTAACTTTGGAGCAGTGTAAGAGTATTGAGCGTAAAGCGATCCAAACGGGTCGTAAGGTCGTCGTATGTCATGTCTTGCGTTACGCGCCGATCTATATTAAACTTAAAGAACTGATCGAGAGTAAAAAGCTCGGGGACGTAGTTTCGCTGTCGCTTACCGAAGAAATAGGCTACTACCATTTCGCACACAGCTATGTGCGCGGAAATTGGCGCAATACCGACGTTTCCACGCCGCTTATCGTTGCGAAAAACTGTCACGATTTGGATATAATATGTTGGTTTTTGGACAGACCGTGCTTATCGGTATCTTCGGTGGGTGGTTTGTATGAGTTCAAGCCCGACAAAGCGCCGCTATCTTCTGCCGCACGGTGCGTCGACTGTCCGCTGAAAGAGGAGTGTAAGTATAGCTGTTTCAAGCTGTACACAAATGCGGAATACGAAAAATGCGCAGGTCTTGCTGCTCATGCGAATTTGGGACGCACTGCCGAGGAAATCTGCGCCGCGCTCGGTAATACGCATACTCCTTACGGAAGATGCGTTTACCGTTGCGACAACAATGTTTGCGATCATCAAACTGTAAATATGCTGTTTGACGGCGGCGTTACCGCGCAGCTTCTATCAACGGCATTTTCCGAGAATATATGTCGTAATTCGGTAGTGTACTTTACGGACGGCAAAGCCTATTCGTTGCCCGACGGCAATATAGCATATGAAAAGTTCGGCGGCGAAAAGGGAACGATAGAAGTAGAGAAAGTAAGCGGCGGCTATGCTCATCACGGCGGTGGAGACGTGGGCATTGTAAAAGAATTTATCTCCTATGTGCAAGACGGCGTTAAGCCATTTTCCATAACGGATATTTCGAGGTCGGTACAAAGCCACGAAATTGCGTTTGCCGCAGAGCAGTCTCGGCTAAAAAACGGCAAAACATTATTTATGAACGGGAGCGAAAAATGA
- a CDS encoding InlB B-repeat-containing protein, with translation MRSKFKKLLLVSAIAATAFAAVACKKTITPTPDDECSHEFTKWDNDENEHWHVCTKCGESQNDVAVHDYGEDGTEDFCICGWENQNAPSILTITYNLYGGSGDPVGAFTEGVGLAELPVPTKAGNDFGGWFDNAEFTGSPVTSIGANVTAPVILHAKWTPKTFTVSKSNNAADTATLTAAGTATYGTDYTFTVTCSDADVPVTVEVTVDGKNYTPTKIGNDYTVAGDAITGDIAIALSIKHVKVQFDTVSNLTFVGDAVAEKNKRFTFAAVAEIGYKITAVTATAGGESVTVTKENDGYSVEVTDKPISISGVVSEIEYTLKFANNKTTATVEQPSKYSYTQSFSIPKASTLDGIVPEHYNFLGWATSPDGEVVYDDEESVSKLATADGVVTLYAKLKGEEYNVSVGALKGFDIVTLDKAEYGEDYKIPLADGTEYLYSAKATVDGTPHDMQVVTTPSGAELVLDKQFVTGAITVSGEKHIIADSFYQDVTPYTIEDSFANNNEYKVYMTLGADGIYFKADIKQNSVLATATDSNIVAKDAIRFVFGKKSGERFDTQNEAGNDNNGYFGVNVVGERQNLDKSIGYYSHVGDGESAYYQIRYEGFISYSKIIALGIGYAESDFAGSAYKTAKVYCGIRLVNHANHTSANDMILTPCALQGYDYNGLQGLLVNPMGANSWFGNTNSITVNGLKSELIKNDLDGVVSQNEYGAHSLVYEDTDTNRNNKFEIFGKKVNGGLKLAVRVTSSKVVYFKDKDGKHDSENVDYIQFGFKNTDGTISHVMLGVDGFLRWMDCDTLFSIGFSSYVKIDKSGAGEFTKDASGFNGANALVAASGGKFVTTYELFIPQEFANRISDELYVRVRHMDTGDTISFDGKLSASSTVWMYGGGNSTSDAWPELMLNIITENGVFDVRRTLVFDNTAAGNNGVTPEPISNAVAHITNLPSVTPVAGYRFKGWSLTNGGEVIADGKLPLGGSIAADGTVTLYAVYESAQWALTLVDESNRASITSGGDNNAVKLNQDLVFTVDRQADTGKTVVVEVKIGETKYDPQISGDTYTVLGVDITDKVTITVREIALESVTVTLPSATENLNVTGEASSYKNIDYEFTVTAASGYVYGLTATVRGEAVSLTDLGNGHYRIAGSLVTGDIVIAEKTRESLQGTPDFEVRGFEYDGVTDESMAAYIDGVKTDAFVFANGKYTVAENALSDVALGQEHELAIETANTVYIQRFFMVTMSVKTTDDFKAIQSKYFKGTKKGVLGSTDTSAYRDGYFVLANDINKDGDAFYFTMAPIAYPNDGHGAALEGDEAKRASWYGTIDGRGHAVYNVTAGYGGMFGMLPETSIIKNIAFINCKSDNSADAGELLYNNATKYKDSWQEGMAAKPQNNDGANSGFLTRSLSGGTVENVYIEMAEMPAFNRYGVLAFVAQKNSVIRNVVINVKTSAGSADDRHSFFGIAWGQSIENCFVYGATRTVNAQDTNDLPSLSRSSLNGLTGNAGDMTESFAVGISGKGSFVYTENVLKFYETAIWMKPTE, from the coding sequence ATGAGATCGAAATTCAAAAAATTGCTATTGGTATCGGCGATCGCCGCAACAGCATTTGCCGCGGTTGCGTGCAAGAAAACCATAACGCCGACGCCCGACGACGAATGTTCGCATGAGTTCACAAAATGGGACAATGACGAGAACGAGCATTGGCATGTGTGTACAAAATGCGGCGAGAGTCAAAACGACGTTGCCGTTCACGATTACGGCGAGGACGGGACGGAGGATTTTTGCATTTGCGGCTGGGAAAATCAGAATGCGCCGAGCATACTAACGATTACTTATAATTTGTACGGCGGATCAGGTGATCCCGTCGGTGCGTTCACGGAAGGCGTGGGGCTTGCCGAGCTTCCCGTGCCTACAAAAGCGGGCAACGACTTCGGCGGCTGGTTCGATAACGCCGAGTTTACGGGCAGTCCCGTCACGAGCATAGGTGCAAACGTGACCGCTCCCGTGATTCTTCATGCCAAGTGGACGCCCAAAACGTTTACGGTGTCTAAAAGCAATAACGCCGCCGATACGGCTACGCTCACTGCGGCAGGCACGGCTACGTACGGAACCGATTATACCTTTACCGTAACGTGTAGCGACGCGGACGTTCCGGTAACTGTCGAGGTCACTGTAGACGGTAAGAATTATACGCCGACAAAAATTGGCAACGATTATACCGTTGCGGGAGACGCGATTACGGGCGATATAGCGATCGCGCTGTCCATAAAGCATGTAAAAGTGCAGTTCGACACGGTAAGCAATTTGACCTTCGTCGGCGATGCTGTCGCAGAAAAGAACAAGAGGTTCACATTTGCGGCGGTTGCCGAGATCGGCTACAAAATAACGGCTGTCACCGCGACGGCGGGCGGCGAGTCCGTTACGGTGACGAAGGAGAACGACGGGTATTCCGTCGAAGTAACCGACAAGCCGATATCGATTTCGGGCGTCGTGTCGGAGATAGAATACACGCTCAAATTTGCTAATAATAAAACGACGGCGACCGTCGAGCAACCGTCTAAGTACTCTTATACTCAAAGCTTTAGTATTCCCAAAGCCTCGACGCTCGACGGAATAGTGCCCGAGCATTATAATTTCTTGGGCTGGGCGACGTCGCCCGACGGCGAAGTCGTATATGATGACGAAGAAAGTGTATCGAAGCTTGCGACTGCGGACGGTGTCGTCACGCTGTACGCTAAGTTAAAAGGCGAAGAGTACAATGTTTCAGTGGGGGCGCTCAAAGGTTTCGACATCGTAACGCTCGATAAAGCCGAATACGGCGAGGATTATAAAATACCGCTTGCGGACGGCACGGAATATCTGTACTCTGCAAAAGCGACTGTAGACGGCACGCCACACGATATGCAAGTAGTCACGACGCCGAGCGGCGCCGAGCTCGTTTTGGATAAACAGTTCGTCACGGGCGCGATAACGGTTTCGGGCGAAAAGCATATTATAGCCGACAGCTTCTATCAAGACGTAACACCGTACACGATAGAAGACTCGTTTGCCAATAATAACGAGTATAAAGTATATATGACACTCGGCGCGGACGGCATTTACTTTAAGGCGGATATCAAACAAAATTCAGTTCTTGCGACGGCTACCGACTCTAATATCGTCGCAAAAGACGCGATAAGGTTCGTTTTCGGCAAAAAGAGCGGCGAGAGATTCGATACGCAGAACGAGGCGGGCAACGACAACAACGGTTACTTTGGTGTAAACGTAGTGGGAGAACGGCAAAACCTCGATAAATCTATCGGATATTATTCTCATGTCGGCGATGGCGAGAGTGCATATTATCAAATTCGGTACGAGGGTTTTATATCTTATTCCAAAATAATTGCGCTCGGTATCGGCTATGCCGAATCCGATTTCGCGGGCTCTGCCTATAAGACCGCCAAAGTGTATTGCGGCATAAGACTGGTAAACCATGCCAACCATACTTCGGCAAACGACATGATTTTGACCCCGTGTGCGCTTCAAGGCTACGACTACAACGGTTTGCAGGGCTTATTAGTAAACCCCATGGGCGCTAATAGTTGGTTCGGCAATACGAACAGTATAACGGTCAACGGGCTTAAAAGTGAGCTTATCAAAAACGATTTGGACGGGGTCGTTTCGCAAAACGAATACGGCGCTCATTCGTTAGTGTACGAGGATACCGATACGAATCGCAATAACAAGTTCGAGATATTCGGCAAAAAGGTAAACGGCGGACTTAAGCTCGCGGTACGTGTAACGTCGTCTAAGGTGGTTTATTTTAAGGATAAAGACGGTAAGCACGACTCCGAAAACGTCGATTACATTCAGTTCGGTTTCAAAAATACCGACGGCACAATATCTCACGTAATGCTCGGCGTCGACGGATTTTTGCGTTGGATGGATTGCGACACGCTGTTTTCTATTGGTTTCAGCTCGTATGTAAAGATCGACAAGAGCGGTGCGGGCGAATTTACCAAAGACGCCTCGGGCTTTAACGGAGCAAACGCGCTTGTCGCGGCGAGCGGCGGCAAATTCGTGACGACCTACGAGCTGTTTATCCCGCAGGAGTTTGCAAATAGAATAAGCGACGAGTTATACGTTAGGGTCAGACATATGGATACGGGCGATACCATAAGCTTTGACGGAAAATTGAGTGCATCGTCGACTGTATGGATGTACGGCGGCGGCAATTCTACCAGTGACGCGTGGCCGGAGCTGATGTTAAATATCATAACCGAAAACGGTGTGTTCGACGTGCGCCGTACGCTTGTGTTCGATAATACCGCAGCCGGCAATAACGGAGTTACGCCGGAACCGATATCGAATGCGGTCGCACATATAACGAATTTGCCGTCGGTCACGCCCGTCGCGGGATACAGATTTAAGGGTTGGTCGCTTACAAACGGCGGCGAGGTGATAGCGGACGGTAAGCTTCCTCTCGGCGGCTCTATCGCTGCGGACGGCACGGTCACCCTTTATGCGGTGTACGAATCGGCGCAGTGGGCGCTCACCCTCGTCGACGAAAGTAACAGAGCGAGCATCACTTCGGGTGGCGACAATAATGCGGTCAAGCTCAATCAAGACCTCGTATTTACGGTCGACCGTCAAGCGGATACGGGCAAAACCGTCGTCGTCGAAGTGAAGATAGGCGAAACAAAATACGATCCTCAAATAAGCGGCGATACCTATACCGTTTTGGGTGTGGATATAACGGACAAGGTAACGATAACAGTGCGCGAAATAGCGCTCGAATCGGTTACTGTAACACTTCCGTCCGCGACGGAAAACTTGAATGTGACGGGCGAGGCTTCGTCTTATAAGAATATAGATTATGAGTTTACCGTAACGGCGGCAAGCGGATACGTATACGGCTTAACGGCGACCGTTAGAGGGGAAGCCGTGTCGCTTACCGATCTCGGCAACGGACATTACCGTATTGCGGGAAGCCTTGTTACGGGCGATATAGTAATAGCCGAAAAAACGCGCGAAAGCTTGCAAGGCACGCCCGACTTCGAGGTCCGCGGCTTCGAGTACGACGGCGTCACCGATGAAAGCATGGCGGCATATATCGACGGCGTTAAAACGGACGCGTTCGTATTCGCAAACGGCAAGTATACCGTAGCCGAAAACGCTTTGAGCGACGTCGCTCTCGGGCAAGAGCACGAGCTCGCTATCGAAACGGCGAACACGGTTTATATTCAGCGGTTCTTTATGGTGACAATGTCCGTAAAGACGACGGACGACTTTAAGGCTATACAGAGCAAGTACTTTAAGGGCACCAAAAAAGGAGTTCTCGGCTCTACCGATACGTCTGCATACCGTGACGGTTATTTCGTCCTTGCGAACGATATAAATAAGGATGGAGACGCGTTTTATTTTACAATGGCACCGATCGCCTATCCCAACGACGGGCATGGCGCGGCGTTGGAAGGCGACGAAGCAAAACGTGCGAGCTGGTACGGAACTATCGACGGTAGAGGTCACGCGGTGTATAATGTTACGGCGGGGTACGGCGGAATGTTCGGTATGCTGCCCGAAACGTCGATCATAAAGAATATTGCCTTTATCAATTGCAAGTCGGATAATTCCGCAGATGCGGGCGAGCTGTTATATAACAACGCAACAAAGTATAAAGACAGCTGGCAGGAGGGTATGGCTGCCAAGCCCCAGAATAACGACGGAGCCAACAGCGGATTTTTGACGAGAAGTCTATCGGGCGGTACGGTCGAAAACGTATACATCGAAATGGCGGAAATGCCCGCGTTCAACAGATACGGAGTGTTGGCATTCGTAGCGCAAAAAAATTCGGTGATCAGAAATGTAGTTATAAATGTCAAGACAAGCGCAGGATCGGCTGACGACAGACATTCGTTCTTCGGTATAGCTTGGGGACAGTCGATTGAAAATTGTTTTGTGTACGGAGCAACGCGCACCGTGAACGCACAAGATACCAACGATTTGCCTTCTTTGAGCAGAAGCTCGCTTAACGGCTTAACCGGCAACGCCGGCGACATGACGGAAAGCTTTGCGGTCGGTATAAGCGGCAAAGGTAGCTTCGTTTACACGGAAAACGTTCTCAAATTCTACGAAACGGCAATTTGGATGAAGCCGACCGAATAG
- a CDS encoding beta-glucosidase translates to MNSNKNKSICESAVAEGFVLLENDGTLPLMKNDRVAVFGRAQFEYIKSGSGSGGLVVCPYVTNIGDELIKLVNIDARTENYYREHIGAYPYDNGDNWEIPQSQKEASLDESFVKTLSEDNDKAIIVISRMCGESFDLKPEKGGYYLTDEEENTIKLVCRYFKRVCVLLNVGNIIDMRWVKKYNVGTVAYVWQGGQDGGSGVAKTLVGKYYPSGRLADTIAENLSDYPAADRFGRKEKNIHTEDIYVGYRYFETFAKDTVLYPFGYGLSYTKFAYTDIKAKKADDKTVIQVTVKNTGNYFGKDVVQCYVEKPQGELGKPARELVAFKKTKPLKPCESETVTMEIEIDALASYDDGGKSGFANCYVLEKGEYGFYVGSDVRTAKKVFAFCLPETSCVKKCRQAAAPVEKFERITTKDGVTPIYEQTPLAAYDIKSRIDSELPPTIEITGEKSISLSDVASGEHTVNEYIAQFDAPSLCLLMRGEGMSSPKAPVSGTASSFGGIMDVWNKSGMPVITTVDGPSGVRIAEGNGYSTCIPTGALLAAMWSPEKIYDVFDIFAKELRSYGLDIALAPGMNIHRHVLGGRNFEYFSEDPLLTGVNAAAVTKSFYDNGVRCTLKHFAVNSQELERGKENEVLSERALREIYLKGFEIAVKNGCVQYIMSSYNRINGISAASNYDLITTILRNEWGYDGVVMTDWWTTTDDLYNGTFSRCNLAAMVRAQNDLYMVTDDASVYPDDMSEALNEGRLTVGELQRCAKNIACAAIDSLSFKANRKSEITDVATGKLITRCDGAQCAGGIPSIGKYAVKITYSCSGDALAQKELFVISGGKTIQTLLIKGTDGKTDSRVFVAELTPDAVLSFKGAAQITQIEIYTIKR, encoded by the coding sequence ATGAACTCAAACAAAAATAAAAGCATCTGCGAAAGCGCGGTTGCCGAGGGCTTTGTTCTGTTGGAGAACGACGGGACTTTGCCGCTTATGAAAAACGACAGAGTTGCCGTTTTCGGCAGAGCGCAATTTGAGTATATTAAGAGCGGCTCGGGCTCGGGCGGACTTGTCGTTTGTCCGTACGTAACGAACATTGGCGATGAACTTATTAAGCTCGTAAACATCGACGCTCGCACTGAGAATTATTACCGAGAGCATATAGGTGCATACCCGTACGACAACGGGGATAATTGGGAAATTCCGCAGTCGCAAAAGGAAGCGTCGCTCGACGAAAGCTTCGTAAAAACGCTGTCGGAGGATAATGACAAGGCGATAATAGTTATTTCACGCATGTGCGGCGAGAGTTTCGACTTAAAGCCCGAAAAGGGCGGATATTATCTTACCGACGAGGAAGAAAATACGATAAAGCTCGTTTGCAGGTATTTTAAGCGTGTTTGCGTGTTGCTGAACGTCGGCAATATCATAGACATGCGGTGGGTAAAGAAGTACAACGTCGGTACGGTAGCGTACGTATGGCAAGGCGGTCAAGACGGCGGTTCCGGCGTAGCAAAAACGCTTGTCGGTAAGTATTACCCGAGTGGCAGACTTGCCGATACCATAGCCGAGAATTTATCCGACTATCCTGCGGCGGACCGTTTCGGCAGAAAAGAGAAGAATATTCACACCGAAGATATTTATGTCGGTTACAGATATTTCGAGACGTTCGCAAAAGACACAGTTTTATATCCGTTCGGGTACGGACTGTCATATACAAAATTCGCATATACGGACATCAAAGCGAAAAAAGCGGATGATAAAACAGTAATACAAGTCACCGTTAAGAATACGGGGAATTATTTTGGCAAGGATGTCGTACAATGCTATGTCGAAAAACCGCAGGGCGAGCTCGGTAAGCCCGCCCGCGAGCTCGTCGCGTTTAAAAAAACAAAACCGTTAAAGCCCTGCGAGAGCGAAACCGTAACAATGGAGATAGAAATCGACGCGCTTGCGTCGTACGACGACGGCGGCAAAAGCGGCTTTGCGAACTGTTATGTTTTGGAAAAAGGCGAGTACGGTTTTTACGTCGGCAGTGACGTTCGAACGGCAAAGAAGGTTTTTGCGTTTTGCTTGCCGGAAACGTCGTGCGTTAAAAAATGTCGGCAAGCCGCAGCTCCGGTCGAGAAGTTCGAGAGGATCACAACAAAAGATGGCGTAACACCCATATACGAGCAAACGCCGCTCGCGGCATACGATATTAAATCGCGCATCGATAGCGAGTTGCCGCCTACAATCGAAATAACCGGCGAAAAGAGTATATCGCTTAGTGACGTCGCAAGCGGTGAACACACCGTGAACGAATATATAGCGCAATTTGACGCACCATCGCTTTGCTTACTCATGCGCGGCGAGGGAATGTCGAGTCCCAAAGCGCCGGTAAGCGGAACGGCGAGCTCATTCGGCGGGATTATGGACGTGTGGAATAAAAGCGGTATGCCCGTTATTACTACCGTAGACGGTCCGAGCGGCGTTCGTATCGCCGAAGGGAACGGTTATTCTACTTGTATTCCGACGGGTGCATTGCTCGCCGCCATGTGGTCGCCCGAAAAGATTTACGATGTTTTCGATATTTTCGCAAAAGAGCTTCGCAGCTATGGTTTGGATATAGCGCTTGCGCCCGGTATGAATATACACAGGCATGTGCTTGGCGGGCGCAATTTCGAGTATTTCTCTGAGGATCCGTTATTGACGGGCGTCAATGCCGCAGCGGTGACGAAGAGCTTTTACGACAACGGCGTAAGATGCACGCTTAAGCATTTCGCTGTAAATTCGCAAGAGCTCGAACGCGGCAAGGAGAACGAGGTTTTGAGCGAAAGGGCTCTTCGCGAGATATACTTAAAGGGCTTTGAAATAGCGGTTAAAAACGGGTGTGTGCAATATATCATGTCATCGTATAACCGTATAAACGGTATATCCGCGGCGAGCAACTACGATCTTATAACGACTATCCTGCGAAACGAATGGGGGTATGACGGAGTAGTGATGACCGATTGGTGGACGACCACGGACGATCTATATAACGGAACGTTTTCAAGATGCAATCTAGCGGCTATGGTAAGGGCGCAGAACGACTTGTATATGGTCACGGACGATGCTTCGGTGTATCCCGACGATATGTCGGAGGCACTAAATGAAGGAAGATTGACGGTTGGCGAGCTTCAGCGTTGCGCGAAAAACATAGCTTGTGCCGCAATCGATTCACTTTCATTCAAGGCTAACAGAAAAAGCGAAATAACGGATGTGGCGACGGGTAAACTTATCACTCGTTGCGATGGGGCGCAATGTGCAGGCGGCATACCGTCGATCGGGAAGTATGCCGTCAAAATAACGTACTCGTGTTCGGGCGACGCTTTGGCGCAAAAAGAATTATTTGTGATCTCGGGCGGCAAAACGATACAAACGCTTTTAATAAAGGGCACCGACGGCAAAACGGATTCGCGCGTTTTCGTAGCGGAGCTGACTCCCGACGCCGTTTTATCATTTAAGGGTGCGGCGCAAATAACGCAAATCGAGATTTATACAATTAAACGGTAG
- a CDS encoding FAD-dependent oxidoreductase, which produces MEQRHYDFVVIGGGLSGVCAAIAAARHGVRVGLIQDRPMLGGNSSSEVKMHVCGADIHGHRPNARESGIVEELLLKNRFTNPLHSFEAWDYVLYDAVKSEPNIDLFLNARAYEVETNADSITSVLVMQSTTERVFDISAFCFCDASGDGLVAYKSGAKFMYGREGKEVFGEPDAPERSDCKVMGASLMFTAKDVGCKVSFVKPDRAYEYSESDLACRDHSHITSGYWWIEYGEDDIISDCESVRDELVKMLFGVWDHIKNGGDHGADNYALDWIGSYPAKRESRRFIGDYVLKEQDILSGGHFADTVAYGGWNMDMHVPGGLINVSAAPTSYFNVPDVYGIPYRSLYSVNVENLFLGGRLISASHLAFGSSRVMGTCAVIGQAIGTAAALCVKKRCSPRELNDDMAELRRLLMRDDCYLPGVEYTDEFDAARSAFVSASSFKSDYEPKNVTDGFYRNENGKNHCYRSDGIGPNGETITLELGEPRKVTQVAVRFDSDYSNELTITISDAIRNRQRPYPTELVKKYSVSLYFNGEKVYSSITDNNVKRFSVHETGGVVADKVAITAYETYGAKYITIFGINVY; this is translated from the coding sequence ATGGAACAAAGACATTACGATTTCGTCGTTATCGGCGGCGGGCTGTCGGGAGTTTGTGCCGCGATTGCCGCGGCGCGACACGGCGTTAGGGTAGGACTTATTCAGGATAGACCTATGCTCGGCGGCAATTCGTCGAGCGAGGTCAAGATGCACGTTTGCGGTGCGGATATTCATGGTCACAGACCGAACGCGCGCGAATCGGGGATCGTCGAGGAACTGCTTCTGAAAAACAGATTTACAAATCCTTTGCACTCGTTTGAAGCTTGGGATTACGTTCTTTACGACGCCGTAAAAAGCGAACCGAATATAGACCTGTTTCTGAATGCGCGCGCCTATGAAGTAGAAACAAACGCTGACAGCATAACGAGCGTACTCGTAATGCAGTCGACGACCGAACGGGTGTTTGATATCTCGGCATTTTGTTTTTGCGACGCTTCGGGCGACGGCTTGGTCGCCTATAAGTCGGGCGCGAAATTTATGTACGGACGAGAAGGTAAAGAGGTATTTGGCGAGCCCGACGCACCCGAGCGCTCCGACTGTAAGGTGATGGGCGCGTCGTTGATGTTTACGGCAAAGGACGTCGGGTGCAAAGTTTCTTTCGTAAAACCCGATCGGGCGTACGAGTATTCGGAAAGCGATTTGGCTTGTCGTGACCACAGTCATATAACCTCGGGATATTGGTGGATTGAATACGGGGAGGACGATATTATATCCGATTGCGAGAGCGTGCGCGACGAGCTCGTCAAAATGTTGTTCGGTGTATGGGATCATATAAAGAACGGCGGCGATCACGGCGCGGATAACTATGCGCTCGATTGGATTGGATCGTACCCCGCAAAGCGCGAAAGCCGACGATTTATAGGCGATTACGTGCTCAAGGAACAGGATATTTTGAGTGGCGGGCATTTCGCCGATACCGTCGCATACGGCGGGTGGAATATGGATATGCATGTGCCGGGCGGACTTATAAACGTGTCTGCCGCGCCGACTTCGTATTTCAACGTTCCCGACGTTTACGGAATACCGTACCGCTCACTGTACTCGGTCAACGTCGAAAATTTGTTTTTGGGTGGGCGGCTCATAAGCGCGTCGCATTTGGCGTTCGGGTCGTCGCGCGTAATGGGCACGTGTGCGGTTATCGGTCAAGCGATAGGCACTGCGGCGGCATTGTGCGTAAAGAAGCGATGTTCGCCGCGAGAGTTGAACGACGATATGGCAGAGCTCCGTCGCCTGCTCATGCGTGACGATTGTTATTTACCGGGTGTAGAATACACGGACGAATTCGACGCGGCGCGATCGGCGTTCGTGTCGGCAAGCTCATTTAAGTCCGATTACGAGCCGAAGAACGTTACAGACGGATTTTACAGAAACGAGAACGGAAAAAATCATTGTTACCGTTCGGACGGAATAGGCCCGAACGGCGAAACCATCACTCTCGAGTTAGGCGAGCCGCGAAAGGTGACCCAAGTGGCGGTGCGGTTCGACAGCGATTATTCGAACGAGCTTACGATAACGATATCGGACGCGATAAGAAACCGTCAGCGCCCCTATCCCACAGAGCTCGTTAAAAAGTATTCGGTATCGCTTTACTTTAACGGCGAGAAAGTGTATAGTTCAATTACGGACAATAATGTAAAAAGATTTTCCGTGCACGAAACGGGCGGCGTTGTTGCCGACAAAGTCGCGATCACCGCGTATGAAACGTACGGCGCAAAATATATTACGATATTCGGTATAAACGTTTATTGA